The DNA sequence TACTAACACTACTCGGGTAGAGAAAGGTAAGAGATACAGGTGTGCATTACAAACAGTGCTGGAAGGGAAAGGaagcaaaaagaagagaaaaaaacagcTGTATTATTGGCGCCATGAATAATGTTGCAAATACCGGGACGACCAATGAGTCGAACATGAGCGATGCTCCCCGTATAGAACCTTTACCAAGCTtgaatgatgatgacattgaaaagatcTTACAACCGAACGATATTTTCACCAACGACCGTACTGACGCAAGTACTACGTCTTCCGCAGCCATTGAAGATATTATTAACCCCTCATTGGACCCGCAGTCAGTAGCATCACCGGTtccttcttcctctttttttaatgacTCAAGGAAGCCATCCACCAGTACACATTTAGTGAGGAGAGGTACACCGTTGGGGATTTACCAAAACAATCTATACAGTCACAATAACAGAGAAAATGCCAATTCTAGTAACGCTTTGTTATCTTCTAAGCTTCTCGCGCATCCACCAGTTCCTTACGGGCAAAGTCCTAATTTACTACAACAACATGCCGTATACAGGACACAACCTTCCAGTGGAGCCACTAACACACAACCACGCCAAACCACAAGAAGGTATCAGTCCCACAAATCACGGCCCGCATTCGTTAATAAGTTATGGAGTATGCTGAACGATGATTCCAATACCAAACTTATACAGTGGGCGGAGGATGGAAAATCCTTCATTGTCACGAACAGGGAAGAATTTGTGCACCAGATTTTACCGAAATATTTTAAGCACTCCAATTTTGCCTCCTTTGTAAGACAATTAAACATGTATGGATGGCATAAAGTTCAAGATGTTAAATCAGGGTCAATTCAAAGTAGTTCAGATGACAAGTGGCagtttgaaaatgaaaactttATTAGAGGTAGAGAAGATTTGCTGGAGAAAATTATCAGACAGAAAGGTTCTTCCAACAACCACAGTAGTCCCAGTGGAAACGGTAATTCAATGAATGGGAACAACATCTCACTGGATAATGCTGCAGGAATtaataatagcaataataacatCAGTAGCAGTAACTCATTTTTCACCAATAGTCATTTACTGCAGGGTAAAACACTAAGATTAATGAACGAGGCAAATCTTGGAGACAAGAACGACGTAACTGCAATTTTGGGGGAACTAGAACAAATAAAATACAACCAGATTGCGATTTCCAAAGACCTACTAAGAATAAACAAAGATAATGAATTGTTATGGAAGGAGAACATGATGGCAAGGGAAAGGCATAGAACACAACAGCAAGCcttggaaaaaatgtttaGATTTTTGACATCAATAGTCCCACATTTGGATCCAAAAATGATTATGGATGGGCTGGGCGATCCGAAAgccaataatgaaaaactgAGCAGCACGAATAATATTGGGTTAAATCGCGACAACACAGGCACCATAGATGAACTAAAATCCAACGACTCCTTCACAAACGATGATCGCAATTCCTTCATCAATGATACGGCTAACACTCGTAGTAATGTGAGCCCCAGTAATGATGGCAACAATATTGATACCCCTAGCACGAATACTACtaacagaaagaaaaatatagatGAAAGcatcaaaaacaacaacGACATAATTAATGACATTATATTTAATACCAACCTTGCCAACAACCTCAACAATTATAATTCCAGCAACAATGCTGGCTCACCAATAAGACCGTATAAACAAAGAtaccttttgaaaaatagaGCGAATTCCTCAACGTCGAGTGAAAATCCAGGACTAACGCCCTTTAATGTCGAATCTAATAATGACGGCAAAATCTCGGAAATTCCTTTCGATgacgacgaagaagaagacgcAGATTTTAGACATTTTACTTCGCGAGATCCCAATAACCAAACTAGCGAAAATTCTT is a window from the Saccharomyces paradoxus chromosome VII, complete sequence genome containing:
- the HSF1 gene encoding stress-responsive transcription factor HSF1 (Trimeric heat shock transcription factor~similar to YGL073W); this translates as MNNVANTGTTNESNMSDAPRIEPLPSLNDDDIEKILQPNDIFTNDRTDASTTSSAAIEDIINPSLDPQSVASPVPSSSFFNDSRKPSTSTHLVRRGTPLGIYQNNLYSHNNRENANSSNALLSSKLLAHPPVPYGQSPNLLQQHAVYRTQPSSGATNTQPRQTTRRYQSHKSRPAFVNKLWSMLNDDSNTKLIQWAEDGKSFIVTNREEFVHQILPKYFKHSNFASFVRQLNMYGWHKVQDVKSGSIQSSSDDKWQFENENFIRGREDLLEKIIRQKGSSNNHSSPSGNGNSMNGNNISLDNAAGINNSNNNISSSNSFFTNSHLLQGKTLRLMNEANLGDKNDVTAILGELEQIKYNQIAISKDLLRINKDNELLWKENMMARERHRTQQQALEKMFRFLTSIVPHLDPKMIMDGLGDPKANNEKLSSTNNIGLNRDNTGTIDELKSNDSFTNDDRNSFINDTANTRSNVSPSNDGNNIDTPSTNTTNRKKNIDESIKNNNDIINDIIFNTNLANNLNNYNSSNNAGSPIRPYKQRYLLKNRANSSTSSENPGLTPFNVESNNDGKISEIPFDDDEEEDADFRHFTSRDPNNQTSENSFDPSRFTMLSDDDLKKDSHTNDNKHNESDLFLDNVHRNIDEQDARLQNLENMVHILSPGYPNKSFNNKASSTNTNSNMASAANVNSPGFNLQDYLTGESNSPNSVHSIPSNGSGSTPLPMPNDNDIDHASTGVNQGENGSGLTPFLTVDAHTLNDNNNIEGSTKVPPDTKIIASENAKVSGNLPSFNNHSYSTQADTTPENAKKRYVEETPEPAIVEIQDPTEYNDHRLPKRTKK